In Lactobacillus sp. PV012, one genomic interval encodes:
- a CDS encoding amino acid ABC transporter ATP-binding protein — protein MSNKEEHILRVKNLQKSYGDHTVLRDISFDINQGEAITIIGPSGGGKSTLLRCINLLEEPTGGEILFHGDNILEHSYDRNKYRSKVGMVFQQFNLFNNKNVLQNCMIGQQLILGRSKEEAKEVAIKNLKKVGMDPFLTAKPQQLSGGQQQRVAIARAISMDPEVLLFDEPTSALDPEMVGEVLNTMTKLAESGLTMVIVTHEMGFARDVSDHVIFMSDGYITEQGTPEEIFQNPQEEKTQKFLRNFRKNEF, from the coding sequence ATGAGCAATAAAGAAGAACATATTTTACGTGTAAAAAATTTACAAAAAAGCTACGGTGATCACACAGTTTTACGTGATATTTCTTTTGATATCAATCAAGGAGAAGCAATTACAATCATTGGTCCATCTGGTGGTGGTAAATCAACTTTACTTAGATGTATCAATTTGCTTGAAGAACCAACTGGTGGAGAAATCCTTTTCCATGGTGATAACATTTTAGAACACTCTTATGACCGTAATAAATACCGCTCTAAAGTGGGGATGGTTTTTCAACAGTTTAATCTCTTCAATAATAAAAATGTCTTACAAAACTGCATGATTGGTCAACAATTAATTTTAGGTCGTTCAAAAGAAGAAGCTAAAGAAGTTGCCATCAAAAATTTGAAAAAAGTTGGAATGGATCCTTTCTTAACTGCCAAACCGCAACAATTATCAGGTGGTCAACAACAACGTGTAGCTATTGCTAGAGCAATTTCTATGGATCCAGAAGTGTTACTATTTGATGAACCTACCAGTGCCCTTGATCCTGAAATGGTAGGAGAGGTTTTAAATACGATGACTAAATTGGCTGAATCTGGGTTAACAATGGTTATCGTTACTCATGAAATGGGATTTGCAAGAGATGTTTCTGACCACGTAATTTTTATGAGCGATGGTTATATCACTGAACAAGGAACTCCAGAAGAAATCTTTCAAAATCCTCAAGAAGAAAAAACTCAAAAATTCTTACGTAACTTTAGAAAAAATGAATTTTAA
- a CDS encoding YfbR-like 5'-deoxynucleotidase — protein sequence MGLHAYIQGFDSLESIDRAPGYFKYQHHSVADHSFRTAQLAQMMGDIEEVVGKKKVNWKALYEKSLNHDYTERFIGDIKTPVKYATPQLRKMIGDVEEKMTAEFIKDEIPVEFQEIYKKRLSEAKDDTLEGKILSICDKLDLLYEAYGEIELGNPNPVYMQMFKESLETIKKFDDLACVQYFIKKILPDLFKGDFAGKDKMQRIAFDILLTEEGSN from the coding sequence ATGGGATTACATGCTTATATTCAAGGTTTTGATAGTTTAGAATCAATTGATCGTGCGCCAGGATACTTTAAGTACCAACATCATTCAGTGGCTGATCACAGCTTTAGGACAGCCCAACTTGCTCAGATGATGGGTGATATTGAAGAAGTCGTTGGGAAAAAGAAAGTTAACTGGAAGGCTCTTTATGAAAAGAGTTTAAATCACGACTATACTGAACGCTTCATTGGTGATATTAAAACACCAGTTAAATATGCAACCCCTCAATTACGTAAAATGATTGGGGATGTTGAAGAAAAAATGACGGCTGAGTTTATTAAAGATGAAATTCCCGTAGAATTTCAGGAAATTTACAAAAAACGTCTTAGTGAAGCAAAAGATGATACTTTAGAAGGTAAAATTTTATCAATTTGTGATAAATTAGACCTACTTTATGAAGCTTACGGTGAGATTGAATTGGGGAATCCTAACCCAGTTTATATGCAGATGTTCAAAGAAAGCTTGGAAACAATTAAGAAATTTGATGATTTAGCTTGTGTACAATACTTTATTAAAAAGATCTTGCCAGATTTATTTAAGGGTGATTTTGCTGGTAAAGACAAGATGCAAAGAATTGCCTTTGATATTTTGCTGACGGAAGAAGGATCAAATTGA
- a CDS encoding LemA family protein gives MSLLWIIIIILILLVAIYIGIYNGLQKARVHAQEAWSQIDVQLKRRNDLIPNLIETVKGYAKHESETFEKVVQLRNQLTQIPNSNHTEKMEVSNELTTGLKSIFALAENYPDLKANQNFLALQEELTNTENKIAYSRQLFNSTAALYDEKLLTFPSNIVAKMHGFKKIEYLQTPTEEKAVPKVKF, from the coding sequence ATGTCATTACTTTGGATTATTATCATAATTCTTATTTTACTTGTTGCCATTTACATTGGAATTTACAATGGTTTACAAAAAGCTCGCGTTCATGCACAAGAAGCTTGGAGTCAAATTGATGTGCAATTAAAACGCCGTAACGACTTGATTCCTAATTTAATTGAAACTGTTAAAGGATATGCAAAACACGAAAGTGAAACTTTTGAAAAAGTTGTCCAATTACGTAATCAATTAACCCAAATTCCAAATAGTAATCATACTGAAAAAATGGAAGTTTCTAATGAATTAACTACTGGACTTAAAAGTATATTTGCCTTAGCTGAAAACTATCCAGATTTAAAAGCTAACCAAAACTTCCTTGCTTTACAAGAAGAATTGACTAATACAGAAAACAAAATCGCTTATTCACGTCAACTCTTTAACTCTACAGCTGCACTATATGATGAGAAGCTACTTACTTTTCCTTCAAATATTGTTGCTAAAATGCACGGCTTCAAAAAGATTGAATACCTTCAAACACCAACTGAAGAAAAGGCTGTGCCAAAGGTTAAATTTTAA
- a CDS encoding iron-sulfur cluster biosynthesis family protein has translation MLDPKNVTLKIKPEAEKIIANKVKPGQVVILALNDGSNGYSKLGGTCTIGANFQLVILDKKDPEFSIPVKNNLDLEMYTSPAELSFLDAGLILNARNSVLALSDNEGIVDGAVTIEEFTGKKLSKEEMEKLGGKIC, from the coding sequence ATGTTAGATCCAAAAAATGTAACTTTAAAAATTAAACCAGAAGCTGAAAAAATTATTGCTAACAAAGTTAAACCTGGACAAGTTGTGATTTTAGCGTTAAATGATGGTTCAAATGGTTATTCAAAATTAGGTGGAACTTGTACAATTGGAGCAAACTTCCAATTGGTGATCTTAGATAAAAAAGATCCAGAATTTTCAATTCCAGTAAAGAATAATCTTGATTTAGAGATGTATACTTCTCCTGCAGAACTTAGCTTTTTAGATGCTGGTTTGATTTTAAATGCACGCAATAGTGTATTAGCCTTATCTGATAATGAGGGAATTGTAGATGGTGCGGTAACGATTGAAGAATTTACTGGGAAAAAGCTATCTAAAGAAGAAATGGAAAAATTAGGTGGTAAAATTTGCTAA
- a CDS encoding pectate lyase-like adhesive domain-containing protein — MLSNKIVNFNQYKNQHSTNHILKVADFDQFTQALVNPNISKIIFVDNVSSATGQTALNENLFTGELSANTLNIFSNQYHNIARTLVIDLNNYELNLDHNYISFADRNYGDKAWNITLKNGELTANSEMNSSPFYFNNVSESNQAKTKFIFEDTVINLDGPEIFHGEFVDVYFAGESSFDVSLAKSGTKGFQSKYSNGLAVGNFFVKPNAEIMMRVNTPNYIGENFSDTHLEKNNNMIWLQGSNKKYGKTIIGAGAKVSLESTTADMRGIVSSNSHALVTLQKGAKLSLKLATGHSMAIATGDLLLEEEASLKVITSQDNNEQNLVNNILNIDDYHYAPISLGLHAEMTNRIHSLKLAEKASLKVIRRQVNSITPLISFGLGKSNEQQDYVLELGKDSSLELRDEAAVKNYLVMDQQKSCSGLITMYGTESRNRVIFNEPRYVSLQREGTFGGNLLKLEGSKNSIKLNGNRIDGMPASHYQITQTMSNGVQDNWEVADLITVDKLSSKVLVSPTKAGKGSFSYNDKKINTQAPYKTGGNYLAETKTLNDILEHFNWQTPNRLTFANYALENSKYIPQFETMVAVYNAAVPNISQTMAAITFVDKKKQNVTAPILNEKLGDGFVLGQGAPKNAIINAQTGAITITPTAAEVGKTVLVPVIVRFRDYSQLRIMVPITVIGVGEDRKKQLGKVSEQSEKIITFPTYIIRIEEKDDEKVA, encoded by the coding sequence ATGCTATCAAATAAAATTGTAAATTTTAATCAATATAAAAATCAACATAGCACTAATCACATACTTAAAGTAGCTGACTTTGATCAATTTACTCAAGCTTTGGTAAATCCTAATATAAGCAAAATCATTTTTGTAGATAATGTAAGTTCAGCAACAGGTCAAACTGCTTTAAATGAAAATTTATTTACTGGTGAATTAAGTGCTAATACATTAAATATTTTTAGTAACCAATATCATAATATTGCCAGAACTCTTGTCATTGATTTAAACAATTATGAGTTAAATTTAGACCATAATTATATTAGTTTTGCAGATCGTAATTATGGTGATAAGGCTTGGAATATTACTTTGAAAAATGGTGAATTAACTGCAAACAGTGAAATGAATAGCTCACCATTTTATTTCAATAATGTGAGTGAAAGTAATCAAGCTAAGACAAAATTTATTTTTGAAGATACAGTAATAAACCTGGATGGTCCTGAAATTTTTCACGGCGAGTTTGTAGATGTATATTTTGCAGGTGAATCATCATTTGATGTTTCCTTAGCAAAAAGTGGCACTAAAGGTTTTCAATCTAAGTATTCAAATGGGTTAGCTGTAGGAAACTTTTTTGTTAAACCAAATGCAGAAATTATGATGAGGGTAAACACTCCAAATTATATTGGTGAAAACTTTTCCGATACTCATCTTGAAAAGAATAATAATATGATCTGGCTTCAAGGAAGTAATAAAAAATATGGAAAAACAATTATTGGAGCTGGAGCAAAAGTTAGCTTAGAATCTACCACAGCTGATATGCGAGGAATAGTAAGTTCTAATTCACATGCTCTTGTTACGCTGCAAAAGGGAGCAAAACTTTCTTTAAAGCTTGCTACAGGACATTCTATGGCAATTGCAACTGGAGATTTATTACTTGAAGAAGAAGCTAGTTTAAAAGTTATCACTAGCCAAGATAATAATGAACAGAATTTGGTTAATAACATTTTAAATATTGATGATTATCACTATGCACCAATTTCACTGGGATTACATGCAGAAATGACTAATCGTATCCATTCACTAAAATTAGCAGAAAAAGCTAGTTTAAAAGTTATTCGTCGTCAAGTTAACTCAATTACGCCACTAATTTCATTTGGTTTAGGAAAAAGCAATGAGCAGCAAGATTATGTACTTGAGCTAGGTAAAGATAGTAGCTTAGAACTAAGAGATGAAGCAGCTGTTAAAAATTACTTAGTAATGGACCAACAAAAGAGTTGCAGTGGCTTAATTACAATGTATGGTACAGAATCTAGAAACAGAGTCATTTTTAATGAACCTCGATACGTAAGTTTACAAAGAGAAGGTACTTTTGGTGGAAATTTATTAAAGCTAGAAGGAAGTAAAAATAGTATCAAATTAAATGGAAATAGGATTGATGGGATGCCAGCTTCTCATTATCAAATTACCCAGACAATGAGTAATGGGGTTCAAGATAACTGGGAAGTTGCAGATTTAATTACTGTAGACAAGTTAAGTAGTAAAGTTTTAGTAAGTCCTACTAAGGCAGGAAAGGGTAGTTTTAGTTATAATGACAAAAAAATCAATACCCAGGCACCTTATAAGACTGGTGGGAACTATTTAGCTGAAACAAAGACCTTAAATGATATATTAGAACACTTTAATTGGCAAACACCAAATCGTTTAACTTTTGCTAATTACGCTTTAGAAAATAGTAAGTATATACCTCAGTTTGAAACAATGGTAGCTGTTTATAACGCTGCTGTACCTAATATTTCACAAACAATGGCAGCAATTACTTTTGTAGATAAGAAAAAACAAAATGTTACTGCACCAATCTTGAATGAAAAACTTGGAGATGGATTTGTATTAGGACAAGGCGCTCCTAAAAATGCTATTATCAATGCCCAAACAGGGGCTATCACTATTACTCCGACAGCAGCTGAGGTAGGGAAGACAGTTTTAGTACCAGTGATTGTAAGATTTAGAGATTACTCTCAATTAAGAATAATGGTGCCAATTACTGTAATAGGTGTAGGAGAAGATAGGAAAAAGCAATTAGGAAAAGTAAGTGAACAAAGTGAAAAAATTATAACTTTTCCAACTTATATTATTAGGATAGAAGAAAAAGACGACGAAAAAGTTGCTTAA
- the htpX gene encoding zinc metalloprotease HtpX: protein MLYQQIARNRRKTAFLLIIFVLILVLVGAGLGYLISGKPYVGIIWALIGSAIYLLITLSNPANLVMSLNHATEIHEQDDPELWHIVEDMALAAQVPMPRVYIIDDPSPNAFATGRDPKHSAVAVTTGIRQQLNREELEGVLGHELSHVKNYDILVSTIGVALAAVISFISSFASRFIWWGGSSKSDDKDTSPFEIAFKIIAIVFTLILGPLAATLAQMALSRNREYLADASSVKLTRNPHGLISALKKISNSQPMTKADSSSAGMYIENPFHKHGHLFDTHPPTEDRIKRLENM from the coding sequence ATGCTCTACCAACAAATTGCGCGTAATCGACGCAAAACAGCTTTTTTATTAATTATCTTTGTCCTAATCCTAGTTTTAGTTGGTGCAGGATTAGGATACTTAATTAGTGGAAAGCCATATGTTGGCATCATTTGGGCCTTAATCGGAAGTGCAATCTATCTTTTGATTACTTTAAGTAACCCTGCTAATCTAGTTATGTCATTGAATCATGCAACCGAAATTCATGAGCAGGATGATCCAGAATTATGGCATATTGTTGAAGATATGGCCTTAGCTGCCCAGGTACCAATGCCTAGAGTTTACATTATTGATGATCCTTCTCCCAATGCTTTTGCAACTGGACGTGATCCTAAACATAGCGCTGTTGCGGTGACAACAGGTATCCGTCAGCAACTTAACCGGGAAGAATTAGAGGGCGTACTTGGTCATGAATTATCACATGTAAAAAATTACGATATTTTAGTATCGACAATCGGGGTCGCTTTAGCTGCTGTCATTTCTTTTATCTCAAGTTTTGCCAGTCGTTTTATCTGGTGGGGTGGCTCTTCAAAAAGTGACGATAAAGATACTAGTCCTTTTGAAATTGCTTTTAAGATTATTGCAATTGTCTTTACTCTAATTTTAGGACCACTAGCTGCTACACTAGCTCAAATGGCTCTTTCACGTAATCGGGAATACCTTGCTGATGCTAGTTCAGTCAAATTGACTAGAAATCCTCATGGCTTAATTTCAGCTTTAAAAAAAATATCTAATTCCCAGCCGATGACTAAAGCTGACTCTTCGAGCGCAGGGATGTATATCGAAAATCCTTTTCATAAACATGGGCATTTATTTGATACTCACCCTCCTACTGAAGACCGCATTAAACGGTTAGAGAATATGTAA
- a CDS encoding HNH endonuclease: MKFECSACGLRLNSFHFKKEGLLNPQLTSICDICLMRNLDPEDYENPVIQEIAQNMLYGFLGKKSEKVNLAKKHYLVKSKLRKNFESLIQDFDANEVAQKQISRQDFNLKIIASEDGEVERPILNGDLGANLQKIGLEADFSLNEIDYIDRERIRHKYKYRCQYCGRRGTSVDHKDPVSLSGNNNLDNLILACEECNKIKSNMSYKLFEELNQEVTVLNKKLVAYENLLANLKEKFESNKRYIAGQVHLKGIINDPELNALRKQNKKLQDAIDGLSSDYASLRKVRKLHFENGWKLQQLQEEQEII; encoded by the coding sequence TTGAAATTTGAATGTAGTGCTTGCGGCTTGCGCCTCAATAGTTTTCACTTCAAAAAAGAGGGACTACTTAATCCACAATTAACAAGTATTTGTGATATTTGTCTAATGCGCAATTTAGACCCAGAAGATTATGAAAATCCTGTGATACAAGAAATTGCCCAAAATATGCTCTATGGTTTTTTAGGAAAAAAGAGCGAAAAAGTTAATTTAGCAAAAAAGCACTATTTGGTAAAAAGTAAATTACGAAAAAACTTTGAAAGTTTAATTCAAGATTTTGATGCTAATGAAGTTGCCCAAAAGCAGATTAGTCGTCAAGATTTCAATTTAAAAATAATTGCTAGCGAAGATGGAGAAGTTGAGAGACCAATTTTAAATGGAGATTTGGGGGCAAATTTACAAAAGATTGGTCTAGAAGCAGATTTTTCTCTAAATGAAATAGATTATATAGATCGCGAACGAATTCGTCATAAGTATAAGTATCGCTGTCAATATTGTGGACGTCGTGGTACAAGTGTAGATCATAAAGATCCAGTTTCACTCTCAGGGAATAATAATTTAGATAACTTAATTTTGGCATGTGAAGAATGTAATAAAATTAAATCTAATATGTCTTATAAACTATTCGAAGAATTAAACCAGGAAGTAACTGTCTTAAATAAAAAATTAGTTGCTTATGAAAATCTTTTAGCAAATCTAAAAGAAAAGTTTGAAAGCAATAAACGCTATATTGCTGGGCAAGTCCATCTAAAAGGTATCATTAACGATCCAGAATTAAATGCCTTACGTAAACAAAATAAAAAGCTCCAGGATGCAATTGATGGGCTAAGTAGTGATTATGCTAGCTTGCGAAAAGTACGCAAATTACACTTTGAAAATGGCTGGAAGTTGCAACAATTACAAGAAGAGCAAGAAATTATCTAA
- a CDS encoding SLC13 family permease: MTVFKNIAKDRILQITVVITIISLFFGRPRVEDINFHTLFSILAMLTIIQIFAYLHVLDVLAYKLTSYAKNTRWLASIFTFLSVVSGMFLTNDITVLTLIPLYLTIAKKYHLAEILPVTLIGMGANIGAAFTPWGNPHNIFVVSRYNVSPVKFFSWSIPLLIASLLLLVVFLFFIKPDPIPEVELKDIKISIRPTVLTIVVTFFFFFGVFNLVPPYAPALVAIMLALIINPKIMLHIDYALLLTFTCFFLFISDIQQIPLVVALISKTMFSEHSVFLTSIISSQFISNVPSTILVGKFTNYAEALFLGSNIGGFGSIVGSMANMLVFKTFIENASVSKRKFFWVFTFLEFIGLIILTILGWLILDYVL, encoded by the coding sequence ATGACCGTCTTCAAAAATATCGCTAAAGACCGGATTTTACAAATTACAGTCGTCATAACGATCATCAGTCTCTTTTTTGGGAGACCTCGCGTGGAAGATATTAATTTCCACACACTTTTTTCCATCCTAGCAATGCTAACTATCATTCAAATTTTTGCTTATTTGCATGTGTTAGATGTTTTGGCATACAAACTTACTAGTTACGCTAAAAATACCCGTTGGCTTGCTTCGATTTTTACGTTTTTATCTGTTGTTTCAGGGATGTTTTTAACAAATGATATTACTGTTTTGACATTAATTCCTTTATACTTAACAATTGCTAAAAAATATCACCTCGCTGAAATATTACCAGTCACCTTGATTGGAATGGGAGCTAATATTGGAGCAGCATTTACTCCCTGGGGGAATCCTCATAATATTTTTGTGGTCAGCCGTTATAACGTTTCACCAGTTAAGTTTTTCTCTTGGTCGATTCCTTTATTAATTGCTAGCTTGTTATTATTAGTGGTTTTTTTGTTTTTTATTAAACCTGATCCTATTCCTGAAGTTGAATTAAAAGATATTAAAATTAGTATTCGACCAACAGTTTTAACAATTGTAGTTACATTCTTCTTTTTCTTTGGGGTCTTTAATTTAGTGCCACCATACGCACCTGCCTTAGTCGCAATCATGCTGGCCTTGATTATTAATCCTAAAATTATGCTCCATATTGACTACGCTTTGCTTTTAACATTCACATGTTTCTTTCTTTTTATTAGTGATATCCAACAAATTCCATTAGTTGTAGCTTTAATTTCTAAAACCATGTTCTCAGAACATTCAGTATTTTTGACTTCAATAATTTCAAGTCAATTTATCTCAAATGTTCCATCAACTATCTTAGTTGGTAAATTTACCAATTATGCCGAAGCCCTATTTTTAGGTTCAAATATTGGTGGTTTTGGGTCTATTGTTGGATCAATGGCAAATATGTTAGTTTTCAAAACATTTATTGAAAATGCATCTGTCTCCAAACGTAAATTCTTTTGGGTATTTACCTTTTTAGAATTTATTGGGTTAATAATTTTAACAATTTTGGGATGGTTGATTTTAGACTATGTCCTATAA
- a CDS encoding DNA-3-methyladenine glycosylase, with the protein MNYSEFFTNRPTEEIAQDLLGRTLSFDNGQETLAGTIVETEAYLGPKDRAAHSYNGRRSQANEGLYCPGGHLYIYSQRQYFFFDVATQEKDNPQGVLVRAIEPTAGLTTMIKNRNGKNGALVTNGPGKLMQAFGIHSRKWDLASLEESPFTIDLTSKRPIEKILALPRVGINQSDPEWANKKLRYIVAGNPFISDIKKKEIKTSHGFDKS; encoded by the coding sequence TTGAATTATAGTGAGTTTTTTACCAATCGTCCAACCGAAGAAATTGCTCAAGACCTACTAGGTCGTACTCTTTCTTTTGATAATGGCCAAGAAACTTTAGCTGGCACAATAGTTGAAACTGAAGCCTACCTAGGGCCCAAAGATCGCGCTGCCCATTCATATAATGGCAGACGCAGTCAAGCAAATGAAGGCTTATATTGTCCAGGAGGACATCTATATATTTATTCCCAACGCCAATATTTTTTCTTTGATGTAGCTACCCAAGAAAAGGATAATCCCCAAGGAGTTTTAGTACGAGCAATTGAACCAACTGCTGGACTTACAACAATGATTAAAAATCGTAATGGCAAAAATGGTGCCTTAGTCACTAATGGCCCAGGAAAATTAATGCAGGCTTTTGGCATCCATAGCCGTAAGTGGGATCTTGCTTCCTTAGAAGAATCTCCTTTTACTATTGATCTAACCTCTAAGCGTCCCATTGAAAAAATCCTCGCTTTACCCCGAGTTGGTATTAATCAATCTGATCCTGAATGGGCTAATAAAAAGTTACGTTATATCGTTGCAGGTAATCCTTTTATCTCAGATATTAAGAAAAAAGAAATCAAAACTTCCCATGGATTTGACAAAAGTTAA
- a CDS encoding ABC transporter permease subunit (The N-terminal region of this protein, as described by TIGR01726, is a three transmembrane segment that identifies a subfamily of ABC transporter permease subunits, which specificities that include histidine, arginine, glutamine, glutamate, L-cystine (sic), the opines (in Agrobacterium) octopine and nopaline, etc.): MKSKLKWLSAFLALVLTLVIGLNTSHQKVQAANPVLKIGMEANYPPYNWTQTTDENGAVPIDGSKQYANGYDVQIAKIIGKKLHRKVVVEKTEWDGLLPALTSGKIDLIIAGMTPTAARRKAINFSEPYRKSTFVVITNKDSKYAKATSLKDFKNAKITAQQGTLHYDLIKQLKGAKREPAMRSFSAMRQSLQSGTIDGYVAEDIEYQSYKTVNPNIVAVNLNKMSGFNIDKNDSITSIGVKKGNTKLLNEVNQVLAGISQKKRDQLMATAVKEQPQANSKKENWFVSIMRRYGSMILSGVGMTLLLALVGTIVGFFIGLLVGVVRTIPTPRSKGKKFGLQIIDWILAAYIEIFRGTPMMVQAAVIYYGIAQLWHLNINRTLAALIIVSINTGAYLAEVIRGGINATPKGQFEAASALGMSHNQQMWHIILPQAIKNCLPSITNEFIVNIKDTSVLSIISVSELFFVGTTVASQTFEFFQTYFIISVIYLILTFSITRIFNFIERKLEGPKNYNLMANQLQLKDPKEAGLEHEQ, from the coding sequence GTGAAGTCAAAATTAAAATGGCTATCAGCCTTTCTAGCTTTAGTTTTAACTTTGGTGATTGGTTTAAATACTAGTCATCAAAAAGTACAAGCTGCTAATCCGGTTCTAAAAATCGGAATGGAAGCAAATTACCCACCATACAACTGGACACAAACTACCGATGAAAATGGAGCTGTTCCAATTGACGGCTCTAAGCAATACGCTAATGGTTACGATGTTCAAATTGCTAAAATTATTGGTAAAAAACTCCATCGTAAAGTAGTTGTTGAAAAAACTGAATGGGATGGATTGTTACCTGCTTTAACATCTGGCAAGATTGACTTAATTATTGCTGGAATGACCCCTACAGCTGCTAGAAGAAAAGCGATTAACTTCTCTGAGCCTTACCGTAAAAGTACTTTTGTGGTTATTACTAACAAAGACAGTAAATATGCCAAAGCCACTAGTTTAAAAGATTTTAAAAATGCAAAGATTACTGCCCAACAGGGTACCTTGCACTATGACTTAATTAAGCAATTAAAAGGTGCAAAACGTGAACCTGCTATGCGTAGTTTCTCTGCTATGCGTCAAAGTCTCCAATCTGGTACTATTGATGGATATGTAGCTGAAGATATTGAATATCAATCTTACAAAACAGTTAATCCAAATATTGTTGCGGTTAATTTAAATAAAATGTCTGGCTTTAACATTGATAAGAATGACTCAATTACAAGTATTGGTGTTAAAAAAGGTAACACCAAGCTTTTAAATGAAGTAAATCAAGTATTAGCAGGCATTTCTCAAAAAAAGCGTGACCAATTAATGGCTACTGCTGTCAAAGAACAACCTCAAGCAAACTCCAAGAAGGAAAACTGGTTTGTTTCAATTATGCGTCGCTACGGCTCCATGATTTTGAGTGGGGTTGGTATGACCTTACTTTTAGCCTTAGTTGGTACCATTGTCGGTTTCTTCATTGGTTTATTAGTTGGTGTTGTTCGTACTATTCCTACTCCTCGTTCAAAAGGCAAGAAGTTTGGTTTACAGATTATCGATTGGATTTTAGCTGCTTATATTGAAATCTTCAGAGGAACTCCAATGATGGTTCAAGCAGCTGTAATTTACTATGGAATTGCCCAACTCTGGCATTTAAATATTAACCGTACCTTAGCTGCCTTAATTATTGTTTCTATTAATACCGGAGCTTACTTAGCTGAAGTTATCCGTGGTGGGATTAATGCTACTCCTAAAGGTCAATTTGAAGCAGCTAGTGCTTTGGGAATGAGCCATAATCAACAAATGTGGCATATTATTTTACCTCAAGCTATTAAAAATTGTTTACCATCAATTACTAACGAATTTATTGTAAATATTAAAGATACTTCTGTTTTAAGTATTATTTCTGTTTCTGAATTATTCTTTGTCGGAACTACAGTCGCAAGTCAAACCTTCGAGTTCTTCCAAACTTACTTCATTATTTCAGTAATTTACTTAATCTTAACTTTCTCAATTACTCGTATCTTTAACTTTATTGAAAGAAAATTAGAAGGTCCAAAGAATTACAATTTGATGGCTAACCAATTACAACTTAAAGATCCAAAGGAGGCTGGTTTAGAACATGAGCAATAA
- a CDS encoding DUF488 domain-containing protein, which produces MSEIKVVRIYDKNQPSGYRILVDRLWPRGMSKVRAKLDLWDKEIAPSSELRKWFNHQDERWEEFYKKYKLELKKNPHFQEFTELVTEKLAAGDVLFLYGAKNLKHNQAIALKKIILENKVNDDD; this is translated from the coding sequence ATGAGTGAAATTAAAGTAGTTAGAATTTATGATAAAAATCAGCCAAGCGGTTATCGAATTTTGGTAGATCGACTTTGGCCTCGAGGAATGAGCAAAGTGCGGGCAAAATTAGATTTATGGGATAAGGAAATTGCCCCTAGCAGTGAATTGCGTAAGTGGTTCAATCATCAAGATGAACGTTGGGAAGAGTTTTATAAAAAGTATAAATTAGAGTTAAAGAAAAATCCCCACTTTCAGGAATTTACTGAACTTGTAACTGAAAAATTAGCAGCTGGGGATGTTCTTTTCTTATATGGTGCAAAAAATCTTAAGCATAATCAAGCAATTGCTTTGAAAAAAATAATACTAGAAAATAAGGTTAATGATGACGATTAG